The DNA sequence TATAGTGTCGTTTATTGTTTGATTACATACATTtccacaataataataacaacattgTTTATAGTTTAAtctcataaaataaaaggataCATAGTGTTTTTGTCTTGgttattcatcatcatcatctaatcCAACAGGATGGACTGTGAGCAAATAGACGGACCAGATGTGCAGATCGTGACCCGTTTCCATTTAACCCTCTCTGCATATTGGGAGGATGAGAGGTAAAGTCGCGCCAACCTATCGCTCCTTCTCCTGATTTCTTCTTGTCCGAATGCTGACCCATTTGTCTCGAAGAAGAGATCAGATGGAGTCGTCAATGGAAGGAAGCAGTAATGGTTCCCAaatatgttcttcttcttcttcaacctcGTCTCTCCTCCACATGAATCCAAGTGTTGAACCCATTTGTCTCCGCGTTTCATCGTCTCTCTTGCCCGGCAACTGTTTTCTTTGAATCCAGAGAAGGCATGGTGTTGTCTGCCTGTGTCTCTGCCCATGGTAACGTGACAGCTCACATCTGCCATTTCTCCTTCTTCTTATCCTTGTGATCATGAATGTCCACATTCTCATATTGGTTCATCAGATTTACGGTGTTTCGGATCCGAGAAGGATACCGTTGGTGACATGGAAGAAGGGATGAGGCCTTCGGACGCAGAGAGAAACTCAAAAGCCAGCACCTCCCACGCCGAAACCCTAATGTCGCGAAGCAACTCGTCTCGGTGGCAGGGATTATTCCGTTTGTGGAAGCAAAAATCTATGAGACGCCTCTCCAGCTTCCCTCCCGTCGGATTCCGGAAGTGGTCGAAGAAGCGAGGCAACAGAGACGCTCATCCCTCTCCAGCTTCCCGCCCGGACGCTCATCCCGCAGCCGACTTCTGCTTCTTCCGACCTACTTGGAAGAACTTCACCATCTCCGAGCTCGAAAAGGCCACCGACAATTTCAGCCCAGGTGACGCtgcttgttacctcttctcctcccgcttgagagagagagttggTCTAAATCATGGTTGTTTTCTGCTGCAGAGAACAAGATAGGTAAGGGCGGATATGCTGACATTTACAGAGGACGGCTGGAGAATGGCCGGCTTGTAGCAGTCAAAAGGATCAGCCGCGGCACAAAAGACGAAAGAACTCACAACTTCCTGTGCGAAATGGGAATTCTCGTCCACCTTCATCATCCCAACATCGCCAAACTGATCGGAGTCGGGGTCGAAGGAGGCATGCACCTTGTTTTTGAGCTCTCCCATCATGGAAGCCTGGAAAACCTTCTCCATGGTACAAGCTGGACTGATCAACCACTCCATTACTCCTCCTCGCCTTTACTGCTCAACCATGTCTTCTCCTCTCTCTGGTGTAAGATTCCAAGGACAAACTGGCCTGGGAGGTGCGATACAAGATCGCCATTGGAGCAGCAAAGGGCCTCGAGTACCTTCACGAGAGGTGTCAAAGGCGCATCATTCATCGCGACATCAAGGTCGATAACATACTGCTTACTGAAGACTTCGAACCGCAGGTATTGATCTCACATTTCTGCCCTATACGATGTTCCTAATCGACATGTCTGATTCGATCAAGCAATCCAGATATGTGATTTTGGACTGGCGAAGTGGCTGCCGGACGAAGTGACGCATCACACGCTGTCCAGCTTCGAAGGCACATTTGGGTTTGTCAACGCCATTTTCCACCTCTACCGTTCATTCTTTCTAAAGAAATTAATGTTGGGGGGAGAATACAAACTctaaaaatcaaaacaaaaatcaTCAACAAAAACACAAAAGCCGAAGCAAAATTTAACAACACTGTGTCTATTGTCTATCgagaaaatcaaaatttttattatataaaaaaattattataaaaaatacttTCTCACAATTCTTTTCTAAATCATCGATTGAATAGAAACCTTAAAAGCACCCAAAGTGTTTTATATTTCTCTCTCATCAAAATCCTGAGAGATTCAATATGTATTCATTCATACTTAGAATCCCTAATCTACATCCTAAGCCTAATCTATCAAAGAGTTTAAATTTAATTAAGATTCTTCCTAGGTAGTTAGAACAtcctaaaattaatatttagtaCCCTAACAATTAACTTTGATCCTATCTGCATCCTCTTTGATCCTTTATAGATCCTAAAATATTTGGTATTGGTACCCCTAACGATTAACTTGTTGCATCCCCTTTGATCATCGGAGTAGATATGTCGCTCCTGAGTACTGCACGCATGGCGTGGTCGATGAGAAGACTGACGTGTTCGCCTTCGGCATTCTGCTGCTCGAGCTCATCACCGGCCGTAGGGCTGTTGACTCTTCACAGAAAAGCTTACTGATGTGGGTACGTACGTGTGTCCTTGACGCTGAgcttcacctcctcctcctcctcctcctcctcccccttcttCTTTGTTGCAGGCGAAGCCCGTGCTCGAGGAGAATAAGGTCAAGGATCTCGTCGATCCTTTACTCGGTGATTCCTACGACTGCAAGCAGCTGCTTTTCGCAGCAAGAACAGCTTTCATGTGCATCCAGTACTCATCAGTGCTGCGGCCTCGTATGAGCCAGGCATGCGTGCTGATGACTTCCATTCCAAACTGCATCTTGATTCCATCTAAAGATACCTAAATCGAGTTCTTCATCGTTCTTCAGGTTTTGAGGATTTTAAGAGGTGAAGAAGGCCGATCTGACAACGTACGTGTGCTTCAAAAGCCATTCATCCGGAGGACCTTCTCTGAGGGGATCCTCGACGCAGAAGAATATAACTCCACCAGATATCTCAAGGACATAACTCGGCATAAGCAGATTGCTTTTGACTG is a window from the Musa acuminata AAA Group cultivar baxijiao chromosome BXJ2-1, Cavendish_Baxijiao_AAA, whole genome shotgun sequence genome containing:
- the LOC103998345 gene encoding receptor-like cytosolic serine/threonine-protein kinase RBK2, which translates into the protein MEEGMRPSDAERNSKASTSHAETLMSRSNSSRWQGLFRLWKQKSMRRLSSFPPVGFRKWSKKRGNRDAHPSPASRPDAHPAADFCFFRPTWKNFTISELEKATDNFSPENKIGKGGYADIYRGRLENGRLVAVKRISRGTKDERTHNFLCEMGILVHLHHPNIAKLIGVGVEGGMHLVFELSHHGSLENLLHDSKDKLAWEVRYKIAIGAAKGLEYLHERCQRRIIHRDIKVDNILLTEDFEPQICDFGLAKWLPDEVTHHTLSSFEGTFGYVAPEYCTHGVVDEKTDVFAFGILLLELITGRRAVDSSQKSLLMWAKPVLEENKVKDLVDPLLGDSYDCKQLLFAARTAFMCIQYSSVLRPRMSQVLRILRGEEGRSDNVRVLQKPFIRRTFSEGILDAEEYNSTRYLKDITRHKQIAFDC